The proteins below are encoded in one region of Myxococcales bacterium:
- a CDS encoding ABC transporter permease — protein MRVIVLRALLLKELRRVAAHRGSVGMVLLIVVTAVLMSFAGARALSGVMPGGQASRCVIDVWHENAWVAHLRSHVPRGLRDRISFRSLQNRPGFIRYPIGSVGIQLRPDENSGGYKLWTWHPSGDPAAAAWCESFVWRESRRFFLTASDLDATTRALVEREVDGIDGTDDAWALRESHARFRERVDPTGTRVPRFDVERSPFRTISGAGAREAVAMGLVLLSLFFVGIFLLPSMTSEERERGVASAIALSPARPSEIVLARLGFYFVFAFGLATLVGGIAVPSAWVRPFFWAVVAVIALGSVAIGFTLASVSKTQRGASLAALCYLFATGVLMVTAKDNALEPVTWFLLERHGPTLLLVAFSGVTGTGPWLELGFTGLLSLGWVALASFVYRRFGWRA, from the coding sequence GTGCGCGTCATCGTGCTCCGCGCGCTGCTGCTCAAGGAGCTGAGGCGGGTCGCAGCCCACCGCGGCAGTGTGGGCATGGTGCTGCTGATCGTGGTGACCGCAGTGCTGATGTCATTCGCCGGAGCCCGGGCACTCTCGGGAGTGATGCCAGGAGGTCAGGCGTCGCGCTGCGTGATCGATGTCTGGCACGAGAACGCTTGGGTCGCGCATCTGCGCTCGCATGTCCCGCGCGGGCTGCGCGACCGCATCAGCTTCCGCTCGCTTCAGAACCGACCCGGCTTCATCCGTTATCCCATCGGCTCGGTCGGCATTCAGCTCCGGCCCGACGAAAATAGCGGTGGCTACAAGCTCTGGACCTGGCATCCATCGGGGGATCCCGCGGCGGCCGCGTGGTGTGAGTCCTTCGTGTGGCGTGAGTCACGCCGGTTCTTTCTGACCGCCTCCGATCTCGACGCGACGACGCGAGCCCTCGTCGAACGCGAGGTCGACGGGATCGACGGGACCGACGACGCCTGGGCGCTCCGGGAGTCGCATGCGCGATTTCGCGAACGAGTCGATCCGACCGGAACCCGGGTGCCGCGCTTCGATGTGGAGCGCTCGCCTTTCCGCACAATCAGCGGAGCCGGCGCACGCGAGGCGGTTGCCATGGGCCTGGTGCTGTTGTCGCTGTTCTTCGTCGGCATCTTCCTGCTTCCGAGCATGACCTCCGAAGAGCGTGAGCGCGGCGTGGCGTCGGCCATCGCACTCTCACCAGCCAGACCGAGTGAGATCGTGCTCGCACGGCTCGGCTTCTATTTCGTGTTTGCGTTCGGGCTGGCCACGCTCGTTGGCGGCATCGCGGTGCCGTCGGCCTGGGTTCGCCCCTTCTTCTGGGCAGTGGTCGCGGTGATCGCCCTCGGCTCCGTCGCCATCGGGTTCACGCTGGCCTCAGTGTCCAAGACCCAACGCGGTGCGAGTCTCGCCGCGCTCTGCTACCTGTTCGCGACCGGCGTGCTGATGGTCACTGCGAAGGACAACGCGCTCGAGCCCGTGACCTGGTTCTTGCTCGAACGACACGGTCCGACGCTGTTGCTCGTCGCGTTCTCCGGCGTGACCGGCACCGGTCCCTGGCTGGAGCTCGGTTTCACCGGCCTCCTCTCGCTCGGCTGGGTAGCGCTGGCGAGCTTCGTCTATCGGCGGTTCGGCTGGAGAGCGTAG
- a CDS encoding ABC transporter ATP-binding protein: MTALRLEQLTVRYGDFVAVDALDLEVLQGELFGLLGPNGAGKSTTLRVLTGQLRPSSGRVFALGHDLERDLASVKPRLGYVPDRDNHFEELSARQNLELFADLYGVPRRRVDEVLSSVELGDAADLAVRGFSQGMRKKLLIARALLHEPTLIYLDEPTTNLDVHSARLVRRLLQELSASGKTVLLTTHDMAEVDEICTRMAVISRGRCIAQGTPAELKQAYTEHRVDAVLGDGQKRSFDFGNAAARAELAELIRAGRVVELRSQAQDLEAAFIDIVARGGA, encoded by the coding sequence GTGACGGCGCTCAGGCTCGAGCAGCTCACGGTTCGCTACGGCGATTTCGTCGCCGTCGACGCGCTCGACCTCGAGGTTCTTCAGGGTGAGCTGTTCGGTCTGCTCGGCCCGAACGGCGCGGGCAAGAGCACGACCCTGCGGGTGCTCACCGGCCAACTGCGGCCGAGCAGCGGGCGGGTGTTTGCCCTCGGGCATGACCTCGAGCGTGACCTTGCCAGTGTCAAGCCGCGGCTCGGCTACGTGCCGGATCGCGACAACCACTTCGAAGAGCTCAGCGCGCGGCAGAACCTGGAGCTGTTCGCGGATCTGTACGGTGTCCCTCGTCGTCGCGTCGACGAGGTGCTCTCGAGCGTCGAGCTGGGCGACGCCGCTGACCTGGCGGTGCGCGGGTTTTCTCAGGGCATGCGCAAGAAGTTGCTGATCGCGCGCGCTCTTCTGCACGAGCCGACGCTCATCTACCTGGATGAACCGACGACCAACCTGGACGTTCACTCCGCGCGGCTGGTGAGGAGGCTCTTGCAAGAGCTGTCCGCCAGCGGCAAGACGGTGCTGCTCACGACTCACGACATGGCGGAGGTCGACGAGATCTGCACGCGAATGGCGGTCATTTCCCGCGGTCGTTGTATCGCGCAAGGCACACCCGCGGAGCTGAAACAGGCGTACACCGAGCACAGGGTCGACGCCGTGCTCGGCGACGGACAGAAGCGGAGCTTCGACTTCGGCAATGCTGCGGCTCGCGCCGAGCTGGCCGAGCTGATCCGCGCCGGTCGAGTGGTCGAATTGCGCAGCCAGGCTCAAGATCTCGAGGCGGCCTTCATCGACATCGTGGCCCGAGGGGGAGCCTGA
- the tatA gene encoding twin-arginine translocase TatA/TatE family subunit, which produces MGSFSLVHWVVVIVILLLVFGPKRLSEVGKGLGQGIRNFKKGVEGNEGDEDGDADSGDAKSKRLKASDERPRKKLKAKRRVVEEDDEDDEADDEEEEARPRKKSKRA; this is translated from the coding sequence ATGGGATCTTTCAGCCTCGTCCACTGGGTGGTCGTGATCGTCATCCTGCTCTTGGTCTTCGGGCCAAAGCGGCTGTCCGAGGTCGGCAAGGGCCTCGGTCAGGGCATCCGCAACTTCAAGAAGGGCGTCGAGGGCAACGAGGGTGACGAGGACGGCGACGCAGACAGCGGCGACGCGAAATCCAAGCGCCTGAAGGCCAGCGACGAGCGTCCGCGGAAGAAGCTGAAGGCGAAGCGTCGTGTCGTCGAGGAAGACGACGAGGACGACGAGGCGGACGACGAGGAAGAAGAAGCTCGTCCGCGCAAAAAGTCCAAGCGGGCGTGA
- a CDS encoding amino acid dehydrogenase, with the protein MGVFDLLSQHGFGELHLKRDAATGMNAIIAVHDTRLGPSLGGCRFIHYDDEQAAIIDALRLARGMTYKAAITGLPLGGGKSVIIKPRTDFNRGALFQAFGKFVNELSGHYITAEDSGTSLEDMEVIRTVTKHVTGVAPKNGGSGDPSPFTALGVRRGIEAAVKFVMKRDDISGLSVAVQGVGHVGYHLCKELHGLGAKLTVADVDPLKSERAEREFGAAIVPLDALFGSECDVLAPCALGSALNDTTIPKLRCKIVAGAANNQLAEPRHGDDLMQRGILYAPDYAINAGGLINVATELEGYDAAKSRARVTKIFDTIYEIAERAESAMKPTHIIADMMAEERLGRVSAG; encoded by the coding sequence ATGGGCGTATTCGACCTGCTGTCTCAACACGGCTTCGGCGAGCTGCACCTCAAGCGAGATGCCGCCACCGGCATGAACGCGATCATCGCGGTACACGACACCCGGCTCGGCCCGTCACTCGGTGGCTGTCGATTCATTCACTACGACGACGAACAGGCCGCGATCATCGACGCACTCCGGCTCGCGCGTGGCATGACGTACAAGGCGGCGATCACGGGGCTGCCGCTCGGCGGCGGCAAGAGTGTGATCATCAAGCCCAGGACGGACTTCAATCGAGGCGCGCTGTTCCAGGCGTTCGGCAAGTTCGTGAACGAGCTCTCGGGTCACTACATCACCGCCGAAGACAGCGGGACCAGCCTCGAGGACATGGAGGTCATCCGCACGGTCACCAAACACGTGACGGGGGTAGCTCCGAAGAACGGCGGTTCGGGTGATCCGAGCCCGTTCACCGCGCTCGGTGTGCGCCGAGGCATCGAAGCCGCGGTGAAGTTCGTGATGAAACGCGACGACATCAGCGGCCTCTCCGTGGCGGTGCAGGGTGTCGGCCATGTCGGCTACCACTTGTGCAAAGAGCTGCACGGTCTCGGGGCCAAGCTGACCGTCGCCGACGTCGATCCGCTCAAGAGTGAGCGCGCGGAGCGGGAGTTCGGCGCGGCGATCGTGCCGCTCGACGCCCTGTTCGGCTCCGAGTGCGACGTGCTGGCCCCGTGCGCCCTGGGCAGCGCCCTGAACGACACGACGATCCCCAAGCTGCGCTGCAAGATCGTGGCGGGCGCCGCCAACAACCAGCTTGCCGAGCCACGCCACGGCGACGATCTGATGCAGCGGGGCATCCTCTACGCGCCGGACTACGCCATCAACGCCGGCGGGTTGATCAACGTCGCAACCGAGCTCGAGGGTTACGATGCGGCGAAGAGCCGGGCCCGCGTCACCAAGATCTTCGACACCATCTACGAGATCGCCGAGCGCGCCGAGAGCGCGATGAAACCCACACACATCATCGCCGACATGATGGCCGAGGAACGCCTGGGCAGGGTCAGCGCGGGCTGA
- a CDS encoding serine/threonine protein kinase has protein sequence MKVGALVAGKYRILRRLGEGGMGSVWLAKNEVTERDFAIKFLHQVADRPHTADQLNRFFQEAKVAGKLRHPSIVEIFDAGTEASLGDAPYLVMEVLDGMGLDEAIQRAHALPLGVSLEIMGEVSRGLALAHQKGIIHRDLKPSNVYLHRSGSGAVVAKVLDFGISKVLVDDAGKHITAMTRTGAVLGSPLYMSPEQAAGDRTIDARSDVHALGVMLWECLVGRPPFTADTYGLLLVEIIQGERPELSRVLPAVPPDVAAVVRRALARDRNQRFENAGAVATALEASLSALGHVPMLSTRDGAEQFFALVGEDTGATVQEGTTTTAALEVPSQIGGVEPTPAVAAQSEQREPAILPAAALEAAPLSRIPGTRSPLPAIAGVIALVLVAGGGVFFATRASSNGEPALAEPGASAPSVGLDPGAGLLTAPSGPREPDVAPVVSSETPAASVIASAPVAPAPPPKQAGVATKIKPGTKPAETKPAETKPAETKLKPGTKPDPVHHGVTSSGL, from the coding sequence TTGAAGGTCGGGGCCCTCGTCGCTGGCAAGTACCGGATCCTACGCCGCCTGGGCGAAGGCGGCATGGGCAGCGTGTGGCTTGCCAAGAACGAGGTGACGGAGCGCGACTTCGCCATCAAGTTCCTGCATCAGGTCGCCGACCGGCCCCACACCGCTGACCAGCTCAATCGCTTTTTCCAGGAAGCAAAGGTCGCGGGCAAGCTCCGCCATCCGAGCATCGTCGAGATCTTCGACGCCGGCACCGAGGCGAGTCTCGGGGACGCGCCGTATCTGGTGATGGAGGTCCTCGATGGCATGGGCCTCGATGAGGCAATCCAACGTGCGCACGCGCTCCCGTTGGGAGTCAGCCTCGAGATCATGGGTGAAGTGAGCCGGGGGCTGGCCCTCGCCCACCAGAAGGGCATCATCCACCGCGATCTCAAGCCCTCGAACGTCTACCTGCATCGGAGCGGCTCCGGGGCTGTGGTGGCCAAGGTGCTCGACTTCGGGATCAGCAAGGTGTTGGTCGACGACGCGGGGAAACACATCACGGCCATGACCCGCACCGGCGCCGTGCTCGGGTCGCCGCTCTACATGAGCCCGGAGCAGGCAGCAGGGGACCGGACCATCGACGCCCGCAGTGACGTACACGCCCTCGGGGTCATGCTGTGGGAGTGTCTGGTGGGCAGACCCCCGTTCACGGCCGACACGTACGGGCTCTTGCTGGTCGAGATCATTCAGGGCGAGCGCCCGGAGCTCTCCCGGGTGCTGCCTGCGGTGCCACCCGACGTGGCTGCGGTGGTCCGGCGCGCGTTGGCGCGCGACCGTAACCAGCGCTTCGAAAACGCTGGCGCCGTTGCCACCGCGCTCGAGGCCTCGCTGTCCGCGCTTGGGCATGTTCCCATGCTCTCGACGCGGGACGGCGCCGAACAGTTCTTCGCGCTGGTCGGCGAGGACACGGGCGCCACCGTGCAGGAGGGCACGACCACGACGGCTGCGCTCGAGGTGCCGTCGCAGATCGGAGGCGTCGAACCGACTCCGGCGGTGGCCGCGCAGAGTGAGCAGCGGGAGCCCGCGATCCTGCCCGCGGCTGCGCTGGAAGCGGCGCCGCTGTCACGAATTCCCGGAACGCGCTCGCCGCTGCCGGCAATCGCAGGGGTGATCGCCTTGGTCCTGGTGGCCGGCGGCGGGGTCTTCTTCGCAACCCGAGCGAGCTCGAACGGTGAGCCCGCGCTCGCAGAGCCCGGAGCGAGCGCGCCCAGCGTGGGTCTCGATCCGGGTGCGGGTTTGCTCACGGCGCCGAGCGGACCGCGCGAACCCGACGTGGCGCCCGTGGTGTCGAGCGAGACACCCGCTGCATCGGTGATCGCCTCCGCGCCCGTGGCGCCTGCGCCGCCGCCGAAACAAGCGGGCGTGGCGACCAAGATCAAGCCGGGGACGAAACCCGCCGAGACCAAACCCGCCGAGACCAAACCCGCCGAGACCAAACTGAAGCCCGGAACAAAACCGGATCCGGTTCATCACGGCGTGACGAGCTCGGGGCTCTGA
- a CDS encoding AMP-binding protein, with protein MSGPLVQRLFELAREREPHLAIIDDRERVTFGLLGARVTRVANQLRARGLGGKRVALLVTQGSRWLEAFLGIIAADATAVPLSHLHPDAEQAWFVEVSRAAALLVSEETAARVAGYQGELPVLHIEALRDGADGAGDGVRHEVDAAVILYTSGTTGKPKGALISQENLESTARLLGSAWQWSADDVLLHCLPLHHLHGLGIALLTSLLGGGTTRMLEKFDGPRLWEELAHASVLMGVPTMHKKLLDTFDAADSVTRTRWADSARNLRLVTSGSAALPATVGERWRELTGNYPLERFGMTEIGVGSSNPVDGERVPGSAGPALPGMLLRIVRDDGSDAPRGESGEIWLKGPSVFLGYDDNVAATREAFSDGWFRSGDTATFLEAEYVKILGRTSVDILKSGGYKLSALEIEEVLREHDAVADVAVVGLPDETWGEIAVAAVIAREGRAAELAGETLRDFAKARIASYKVPKRVIVLDDFPRNPVGKVVKPELLKRLTKLG; from the coding sequence ATGTCCGGCCCGCTGGTACAGCGTCTCTTCGAGCTCGCACGTGAGCGTGAACCCCACCTTGCGATCATCGATGACCGGGAGCGGGTGACGTTCGGACTGCTCGGCGCGCGTGTGACCCGCGTCGCAAACCAGCTGCGCGCGCGCGGGCTCGGGGGCAAACGGGTGGCCCTGCTCGTCACTCAGGGGTCCCGCTGGCTCGAGGCATTTCTCGGCATCATCGCTGCGGACGCCACCGCGGTACCGCTCAGCCACCTGCACCCGGACGCCGAGCAGGCGTGGTTCGTCGAGGTGAGCCGTGCCGCTGCGCTGCTCGTGAGCGAAGAGACCGCCGCCCGTGTGGCGGGCTATCAGGGTGAGCTGCCGGTGCTGCACATCGAAGCGCTCCGCGACGGCGCAGACGGCGCCGGCGACGGGGTGCGCCACGAGGTCGACGCGGCCGTCATCCTCTACACCAGTGGAACGACGGGCAAACCCAAGGGTGCGCTCATCTCGCAGGAAAACCTGGAGTCGACGGCGCGGCTCTTGGGCAGCGCTTGGCAGTGGTCGGCCGATGACGTGCTCCTGCACTGTCTGCCGCTCCACCACTTGCATGGCTTGGGCATTGCGCTCCTCACGTCGCTCCTGGGCGGCGGCACCACTCGCATGCTCGAGAAATTCGACGGCCCCCGACTGTGGGAGGAGCTCGCGCACGCCAGTGTGTTGATGGGCGTGCCGACCATGCACAAGAAGCTGCTCGACACCTTCGACGCGGCGGACTCCGTGACCCGGACTCGCTGGGCGGACAGCGCTCGCAACCTGCGTCTGGTCACCAGCGGCTCGGCGGCGCTGCCTGCCACGGTCGGCGAACGCTGGCGTGAGCTCACCGGCAACTACCCGCTCGAACGCTTCGGCATGACCGAGATCGGTGTGGGCAGCAGCAACCCGGTCGACGGCGAGCGGGTTCCCGGCAGTGCGGGACCGGCGCTGCCCGGCATGTTGCTGCGCATCGTCAGGGACGATGGCAGCGACGCACCTCGAGGTGAATCCGGTGAAATCTGGCTGAAGGGCCCGAGTGTGTTCCTTGGATACGACGACAACGTCGCGGCGACCCGCGAGGCATTCTCCGACGGCTGGTTTCGCAGCGGAGACACCGCCACATTTCTCGAGGCCGAGTACGTCAAGATCCTGGGTCGGACCTCGGTCGACATCCTGAAGAGCGGCGGATACAAACTGTCCGCGCTCGAGATCGAAGAAGTGCTGCGCGAGCACGACGCGGTCGCCGACGTGGCGGTCGTCGGCTTGCCCGACGAGACCTGGGGTGAGATCGCCGTGGCGGCGGTCATCGCGCGGGAGGGCCGCGCCGCCGAGCTGGCCGGCGAGACGCTGCGCGACTTCGCCAAGGCGCGGATCGCGTCGTACAAGGTTCCAAAGCGTGTGATCGTGCTCGACGACTTTCCCCGCAACCCAGTCGGCAAGGTCGTGAAGCCGGAGCTACTGAAGCGGCTCACCAAGCTCGGCTGA
- a CDS encoding L,D-transpeptidase: MRCMGFAGAVFAVACAASHDAAKPSPAAVNPTPARATASGALAPRIERAESTDAPRQLDAADYFGDGYPRGGLRAPGSGVGSLGYGTWIQPRPHSGTLPLGSIRVGGSVALLDPAPVRGGGKCARFVRVERGYVCVGPRATFDMQSPFLQASLWTEPAPGVMPYQYALSVGTPMFSRPVPAEKMRWKLGARERPRMSGAEAGHDELAELSPILPNGPMPDFLKDGGKAPGPRGEPEGTFLRNFPAGNMLAFTRAFEAFGETWVLSTDLSVVPARGLKRFRVSEFHGVELGSAVELPIAWIRKRERPKWRRGTDGFEPAGESWQPKTHVALTGREEVSKKRRFLETREPGLFIEDGDATRVEVHPMPRGAEKSRGKWIHVRVSLGTLTLYEGARPIFSTLISPGKLNPTPFGRFYIESKHHYSSMGSGRSAFWIADVPWTIYFKRPFAIHATYWHEDFGQRKSGGCINVSPLDAKRVFDWVEPPLPAGWDTVQGQGMGGGTLVVVES; this comes from the coding sequence ATGCGTTGCATGGGATTCGCCGGGGCGGTCTTTGCCGTTGCCTGTGCGGCGAGTCACGACGCGGCGAAACCATCACCTGCGGCGGTGAACCCGACGCCTGCTCGAGCCACGGCAAGCGGCGCGCTAGCACCACGGATTGAGCGGGCAGAATCGACGGACGCGCCACGCCAGCTCGACGCCGCAGACTATTTCGGAGACGGCTACCCGCGAGGAGGGCTGCGTGCGCCAGGCAGCGGGGTGGGTTCGTTGGGTTACGGCACGTGGATCCAACCCAGGCCGCACTCGGGCACCCTGCCACTCGGCAGCATTCGTGTGGGTGGGAGCGTCGCGCTGCTCGATCCCGCGCCGGTGCGCGGCGGAGGCAAGTGCGCGCGCTTCGTTCGGGTCGAGCGCGGCTACGTGTGCGTGGGACCGCGCGCGACCTTCGACATGCAGTCGCCCTTCCTGCAAGCCAGCCTCTGGACGGAGCCCGCACCCGGCGTCATGCCGTACCAATATGCGTTGAGCGTGGGCACACCCATGTTCAGCCGGCCCGTGCCCGCCGAGAAGATGCGCTGGAAGCTCGGCGCGCGAGAGCGGCCGCGCATGTCCGGCGCCGAAGCCGGTCACGACGAGCTGGCCGAGCTGTCACCCATCCTGCCCAACGGACCCATGCCGGATTTCTTGAAGGACGGCGGCAAGGCGCCGGGGCCCCGCGGTGAGCCGGAGGGAACGTTCCTCCGAAACTTCCCGGCGGGGAACATGCTCGCGTTCACGCGTGCGTTCGAGGCCTTCGGCGAGACCTGGGTGCTCTCCACCGATCTCAGCGTGGTCCCCGCGCGCGGGCTCAAACGCTTTCGAGTCTCGGAGTTCCACGGCGTCGAGCTCGGCTCGGCGGTGGAGCTGCCGATCGCCTGGATCCGCAAGCGCGAGCGCCCCAAGTGGCGGAGAGGTACCGATGGTTTCGAACCGGCCGGCGAGAGCTGGCAGCCGAAGACTCACGTCGCGCTGACGGGCCGCGAGGAGGTCAGCAAGAAGCGACGATTCCTCGAGACCCGTGAGCCTGGGCTGTTCATCGAAGACGGTGACGCGACGCGGGTCGAGGTGCATCCGATGCCGCGCGGCGCGGAAAAGAGCCGCGGCAAGTGGATCCACGTACGAGTGAGCCTCGGCACATTGACCCTGTACGAGGGAGCGCGCCCGATCTTCAGCACGCTGATCTCACCCGGCAAGCTCAACCCGACGCCATTCGGCAGGTTCTACATCGAGAGCAAACACCACTATTCGAGCATGGGCAGCGGCCGGAGCGCCTTCTGGATCGCCGACGTGCCGTGGACGATCTACTTCAAGCGCCCGTTCGCGATTCACGCGACGTACTGGCACGAAGACTTCGGTCAGAGGAAGAGCGGCGGCTGCATCAACGTCTCGCCCCTCGACGCCAAGCGGGTCTTCGACTGGGTCGAGCCCCCACTGCCCGCCGGCTGGGACACGGTGCAAGGTCAGGGCATGGGCGGCGGGACGTTGGTGGTGGTGGAGAGCTGA